From Nematostella vectensis chromosome 14, jaNemVect1.1, whole genome shotgun sequence, a single genomic window includes:
- the LOC116618496 gene encoding probable protein S-acyltransferase 12 — MAVVALIILTVGLLQGSFILSTFQSMFPKGARKTRLQKCFNAFQVAPVIIMEIAEIWLFFMVFLPADIETPWTSIKGWILTAIALYLWINMVFNYMAAMLVNPGYPKTKDELEDYGGIDFGVQVFCSKCNRIRDNGTHHCSTCGTCVLLMSHHCPFTNNCIGLNNFLYFYLFQVYCTLGLVFSVYCTHNAFVACFMYPSSAREIFYPRYKAQCANLGDYPVLFIVAILLLIFMMGVLFYHSMLLVIDASMIEFLRLFQRSSTMREFVGTLWGRMIGRRKVFLRRLVLDRRGRFWKFLVPSLNDVEEIFSSDELPV; from the coding sequence CCTTTTACAAGGCTCTTTTATTCTAAGCACATTTCAATCAATGTTTCCAAAAGGAGCGAGGAAAACAAGACTACAAAAATGTTTCAACGCCTTCCAAGTAGCTCCAGTCATCATTATGGAAATTGCAGAAATCTGGTTATTTTTTATGGTGTTTTTGCCAGCTGATATTGAAACCCCTTGGACATCTATTAAAGGCTGGATCCTTACAGCTATTGCTCTGTACTTGTGGATTAATATGGTGTTTAATTATATGGCGGCAATGCTAGTAAACCCTGGATACCCCAAGACAAAAGACGAGCTAGAAGATTACGGCGGAATTGATTTCGGTGTCCAAGTCTTCTGCTCCAAATGTAATCGCATTCGAGATAATGGAACTCACCATTGTTCCACATGTGGAACTTGCGTTCTACTCATGTCTCATCACTGCCCCTTTACAAACAACTGCATAGGGCTAAATAACTTCttatacttctatttatttcaAGTATACTGTACTTTGGGTCTTGTATTCTCTGTATATTGCACCCATAATGCCTTTGTGGCTTGCTTTATGTATCCCTCTTCTGCCAGGGAGATCTTCTACCCGAGGTACAAAGCACAGTGCGCTAACCTCGGGGACTATCCAGTTTTATTCATCGTGGCTATTCTTCTACTGATATTTATGATGGGTGTCCTGTTTTACCACTCAATGTTACTTGTAATAGATGCCTCTATGATTGAATTTCTAAGACTTTTCCAGAGAAGCTCAACTATGAGGGAGTTTGTGGGAACCCTGTGGGGCAGGATGATTGGACGACGCAAGGTTTTTCTAAGAAGATTGGTTTTGGACAGGAGAGGCAGATTCTGGAAGTTCTTGGTTCCCTCATTAAATGATGTGGAGGAAATTTTTTCTTCCGATGAATTGCCTGTATAG